From Veillonella dispar, one genomic window encodes:
- the gltX gene encoding glutamate--tRNA ligase, whose amino-acid sequence MSSMKVRFAPSPTGPFHIGGARSALFNWLLARKEKGTFVLRIEDTDLARSTRESEENIKASLQWLGMNWDEGIDVGGDNGPYRQTERLDLYKEVTQRLLDEGKAYECYCTPEELDAVRQEQMDRGETPKYNGHCQHLDEETKAKYIAEGRKPTIRLRVPLNKTYAFDDMVRGHVSFESNGVGDFVIVKSDGIPVYNFAVVMDDHMMGITHVIRAEEHLSNTPRQMAIYEALGWEVPKFGHISLILGKDYKKMSKRHGATSVEQYKQLGYLPEALVNFLALLGWAPEGEEEFFTQDELIQAFSMDRVAKNPAVFDIDKLNHINFHYMKNLSDEELFHLCLPHLKEVGLAPDSLNQADIDWLTLLCSTFRDHISYGAQIKDHVGMFMGETVFLEEGHEEELRAVLNEETTPTVIGAFRSALAELDEITPDVVKATIKAVMKETALKGKFVFMPIRVALTGQMHGPDLNNIVTLLGKEKCLHRLDNVSALTK is encoded by the coding sequence ATGAGTTCCATGAAAGTTCGTTTTGCTCCAAGCCCTACGGGTCCATTCCACATTGGTGGTGCTCGTTCTGCTTTGTTTAACTGGTTGTTAGCACGTAAAGAAAAAGGCACATTTGTATTGCGTATTGAAGATACAGATCTGGCTCGCTCTACTCGTGAAAGTGAAGAAAATATCAAAGCTTCCTTGCAATGGCTTGGCATGAACTGGGATGAAGGCATTGATGTAGGTGGCGATAATGGTCCTTACCGTCAAACAGAACGTCTTGACTTATATAAAGAAGTAACACAACGTTTGTTGGATGAAGGCAAAGCGTATGAGTGCTATTGCACACCTGAAGAATTAGATGCTGTTCGCCAAGAACAAATGGATCGTGGTGAAACACCTAAATATAATGGCCATTGCCAACATTTAGATGAAGAAACAAAGGCTAAATATATTGCAGAAGGTCGTAAACCAACCATTCGCTTGCGCGTTCCCTTGAATAAAACATATGCTTTCGATGATATGGTACGTGGTCATGTATCCTTTGAATCCAATGGTGTAGGTGACTTTGTAATCGTAAAATCTGATGGTATTCCTGTATATAACTTTGCAGTAGTAATGGATGATCATATGATGGGGATTACTCACGTTATTCGTGCAGAAGAACATTTATCTAATACTCCACGTCAAATGGCTATTTATGAAGCACTAGGCTGGGAAGTGCCAAAATTTGGTCACATTTCCTTGATTCTTGGCAAAGATTACAAAAAAATGTCCAAACGCCATGGTGCTACATCTGTTGAACAATACAAACAATTGGGCTATTTACCAGAAGCACTAGTAAACTTCTTGGCTCTTCTTGGTTGGGCTCCAGAAGGGGAAGAAGAGTTCTTCACACAAGATGAATTGATTCAAGCCTTCTCCATGGATCGTGTAGCTAAAAACCCTGCTGTATTCGATATTGATAAGTTGAACCATATCAACTTCCACTACATGAAAAACTTAAGCGATGAAGAGCTATTCCATCTTTGTTTGCCACATTTGAAAGAAGTTGGCTTGGCTCCAGATAGCTTAAATCAAGCGGATATTGATTGGTTGACATTATTATGCTCTACATTCCGCGACCATATTAGCTATGGGGCGCAAATTAAAGATCATGTAGGCATGTTTATGGGTGAAACTGTATTCCTTGAAGAAGGTCACGAAGAGGAATTGCGTGCTGTATTGAATGAAGAAACAACACCAACAGTTATAGGTGCATTCCGCAGTGCATTGGCTGAACTTGATGAAATTACGCCTGATGTTGTAAAAGCAACTATTAAAGCAGTTATGAAAGAAACTGCTTTGAAAGGTAAATTCGTATTCATGCCAATCCGCGTAGCTTTAACTGGTCAAATGCATGGTCCAGATTTGAATAATATTGTTACATTGCTTGGTAAAGAAAAATGCTTACATCGCTTAGACAATGTTAGCGCTTTAACAAAATAG
- a CDS encoding bile acid:sodium symporter family protein: MSIIRSLNHLFNSYLSWVVLLMAVLAYVLPTVFSWMTPYIAYMLQFVMFAMGLTLTAQVFLDVFKQPMKVILVSVIQFLWMPLAGFLVALIFNFPPEIGIGFILLGACPGGTASNVMTFLANGNVPLSVSATTVSTLLAPILTPLFVVLYAGATSSIEIQFMPMFISIVKIVLVPIILGIVLNYFIGSKIEPVKSVCPTIAAIAVLLILAAVTAVNQKQIAETGFIIFVACLVQNVSGYVVTYFICKALSIDVSSRRAMQIEVAMQNSALSVSLALKHFTPQAAVAGAVFSIIHNFTGSIFAGICRKHDDQEKLENA, from the coding sequence ATGAGTATTATTCGTTCTCTTAACCACTTATTCAATAGCTATCTTTCCTGGGTCGTGCTATTGATGGCAGTGTTAGCGTATGTATTACCAACTGTATTTTCTTGGATGACGCCGTACATTGCGTACATGCTTCAATTTGTAATGTTTGCCATGGGTTTAACATTAACAGCTCAAGTGTTCCTTGATGTATTTAAGCAACCGATGAAAGTTATCCTTGTATCTGTAATTCAATTCTTGTGGATGCCATTAGCAGGTTTCTTGGTAGCCCTTATTTTCAATTTCCCTCCAGAAATTGGTATCGGATTCATCTTGTTAGGTGCATGTCCTGGTGGTACTGCCTCTAATGTAATGACATTCCTTGCGAATGGTAATGTTCCGTTATCTGTATCTGCAACGACTGTTTCTACATTATTGGCTCCAATTTTGACACCTTTATTCGTTGTATTGTATGCAGGTGCTACATCTTCCATTGAAATCCAATTTATGCCGATGTTTATTTCTATCGTAAAAATCGTATTGGTACCGATCATCTTGGGTATCGTATTGAATTACTTCATCGGCTCTAAGATCGAACCTGTTAAATCTGTATGTCCTACAATTGCGGCTATTGCAGTATTATTAATCTTGGCTGCTGTTACTGCAGTGAACCAAAAACAAATTGCTGAAACTGGTTTCATCATCTTCGTAGCTTGCTTAGTACAAAATGTGAGTGGTTATGTAGTAACGTACTTTATATGTAAGGCTCTTAGTATTGATGTTTCCTCTCGTCGTGCAATGCAAATTGAAGTGGCAATGCAAAACTCTGCATTATCCGTATCTTTAGCGCTTAAACATTTTACTCCTCAAGCGGCAGTAGCAGGTGCAGTATTCTCTATCATTCATAACTTTACAGGCTCTATCTTCGCAGGTATTTGCCGTAAACATGACGATCAAGAGAAGTTGGAAAATGCTTAA
- the cysS gene encoding cysteine--tRNA ligase, whose protein sequence is MREITVYNTMTRQKEVFNPVTPGEAKMYVCGVTPYNHPHIGNARPFVTWDVIRRYMKHVGYKVTYVQNFTDVDDKIINTSNGEGVSWDTIANRYIDSYFEVMDALGVQRADIYPRVSTHIEDIIAMISTLIEKGYAYELDGDVYYSVDKFEHYGELSGRTLDDMEAGARIEVDGRKKNPMDFALWKAAKPGEPYWESPWGNGRPGWHIECSAMSQKYLGTEFDFHGGGSDLIFPHHENEIAQSEGCSGQHPSVRYWLHNGFITINSEKMSKSLNNFFLVKDILEQYSPDALRYFLLSTHYRSPLDFSDERLEEANKSLERLSTAIENLLYLEKCEPGPCDEAQHLLEKAKEYEEEFEAAMSDDFNTALATSSMFGLAKEINIYYQTVTGREGVVCQEAIAEVKRIFKFMTEVIGILEKAWEGNTGANAAEYEELMQVILSVRQACRDQKQWALADCIRDRLAEIGITIEDSPQGARWKKREV, encoded by the coding sequence ATGAGAGAAATTACAGTTTATAATACTATGACGCGCCAAAAAGAGGTGTTCAATCCTGTAACACCAGGTGAGGCAAAGATGTACGTATGTGGTGTTACACCATATAACCATCCTCACATTGGCAATGCACGTCCATTCGTAACTTGGGACGTAATTCGTCGCTATATGAAACATGTAGGCTATAAAGTAACATATGTACAAAACTTTACTGATGTAGATGACAAAATCATCAATACATCCAATGGTGAAGGCGTATCTTGGGATACTATTGCAAACCGTTATATCGACAGCTATTTCGAAGTAATGGATGCCCTTGGTGTACAACGTGCTGATATTTATCCACGTGTTTCTACACATATCGAAGATATTATTGCTATGATCTCTACATTGATTGAAAAAGGCTATGCTTATGAACTCGATGGCGATGTATATTATAGCGTTGATAAATTTGAACATTATGGTGAGTTATCTGGCCGTACATTAGATGATATGGAAGCGGGTGCTCGTATCGAAGTTGATGGCCGTAAGAAAAATCCTATGGACTTTGCGTTATGGAAAGCTGCAAAACCAGGTGAACCATATTGGGAAAGCCCTTGGGGGAATGGCCGTCCAGGTTGGCACATTGAATGTTCTGCTATGAGCCAAAAATATTTAGGTACAGAATTTGACTTCCATGGTGGTGGTAGTGATTTGATCTTCCCTCATCATGAAAACGAAATTGCCCAATCTGAAGGTTGTTCTGGTCAACATCCATCTGTACGCTATTGGTTACACAATGGTTTCATTACCATTAATTCTGAAAAAATGTCTAAATCCTTGAATAACTTCTTCTTGGTAAAAGATATTTTGGAACAATATAGCCCAGACGCATTGCGCTACTTCTTGTTGAGCACTCATTATCGTAGTCCATTAGATTTCTCTGATGAACGTTTAGAGGAAGCAAATAAATCCTTAGAACGTTTAAGCACTGCTATTGAAAATCTATTGTACCTTGAAAAATGTGAACCAGGTCCATGTGATGAAGCGCAACACTTATTAGAAAAAGCTAAAGAGTATGAAGAAGAATTCGAAGCAGCTATGAGCGATGACTTCAATACTGCGTTAGCTACATCTAGCATGTTTGGTCTTGCTAAAGAGATCAACATTTACTATCAAACTGTAACAGGTCGTGAAGGTGTTGTTTGCCAAGAAGCTATTGCTGAAGTAAAACGTATCTTCAAGTTCATGACAGAAGTAATTGGTATTCTTGAAAAAGCATGGGAAGGCAACACAGGTGCTAACGCTGCTGAATATGAAGAATTAATGCAAGTAATCTTGTCTGTACGTCAAGCATGTCGCGATCAAAAACAATGGGCATTAGCTGATTGTATCCGCGATCGTTTGGCTGAAATCGGTATTACTATTGAGGATTCCCCTCAAGGTGCACGGTGGAAAAAACGTGAAGTTTAA
- a CDS encoding Mini-ribonuclease 3 yields the protein MKFKQFQFLKNEAIKKLTALEQEPLRLRKRTIEECLSADAVMLAYIGDAVYSMYVRERVVQMNISKVQVLHTIVTEFICAKSQAKVLLEIEDAFTEQEQAIARRARNSNVNVPKSSSVQEYRSSTAFEAVLGFLYETRQDERLQDVMKQAFSITLRGM from the coding sequence GTGAAGTTTAAACAATTTCAATTCTTAAAGAATGAAGCAATAAAAAAGTTGACGGCTCTTGAACAAGAGCCGCTTCGTTTGCGTAAACGAACTATAGAGGAGTGTCTCAGTGCAGATGCAGTTATGCTTGCCTATATTGGCGATGCCGTATACTCCATGTATGTCCGTGAACGAGTGGTACAAATGAATATATCTAAGGTACAAGTGTTGCACACCATTGTTACTGAGTTTATTTGTGCTAAGTCACAAGCGAAGGTATTGCTTGAAATAGAGGATGCTTTCACAGAACAAGAACAAGCTATTGCACGACGAGCTAGAAATAGTAATGTAAATGTGCCAAAAAGTAGTTCTGTTCAAGAGTATCGTAGTAGTACAGCCTTTGAAGCCGTACTTGGATTTCTTTATGAAACGCGTCAAGATGAGCGCTTACAAGATGTTATGAAGCAAGCCTTTTCAATAACTCTACGAGGTATGTAG
- the rlmB gene encoding 23S rRNA (guanosine(2251)-2'-O)-methyltransferase RlmB has translation MDNYIVGRNAVKEALKSGRSIQRIMVSEDKVKTGLADIVGLAKSQGIEVRPTPIKQMNKYDLEVPHQGVIALVSAVQFKELGEVLQETNHDVPLLILTDGVEDPHNMGAIIRTAECVGATAVLIPKRHNAPINATVAKTSAGAIEQIPLVQVGNVAQTIKQLQKQGFWVMGAHMEGDRTLYEADMTIPTVIVIGNEGKGISRVVKEACDFLVTIPMYGNLNSLNASVAAAVLMYEAVRQRQAK, from the coding sequence ATGGATAATTATATTGTAGGTCGCAATGCGGTTAAAGAGGCCCTTAAAAGTGGTCGTTCCATCCAGCGCATTATGGTCAGTGAAGATAAGGTTAAAACAGGTCTAGCTGATATTGTTGGCCTTGCTAAATCTCAAGGCATTGAAGTGCGTCCAACACCTATCAAACAAATGAATAAATATGATTTAGAGGTACCACACCAAGGTGTTATTGCTCTTGTTTCTGCTGTTCAATTTAAGGAACTTGGTGAAGTACTACAAGAGACGAATCATGATGTCCCTTTGCTTATCCTAACAGATGGTGTTGAGGATCCACATAACATGGGCGCAATTATCCGTACTGCGGAATGTGTAGGGGCTACGGCCGTACTCATTCCTAAGCGTCACAATGCTCCTATTAATGCTACTGTAGCTAAAACATCGGCAGGTGCTATTGAACAAATTCCACTTGTACAGGTTGGGAATGTAGCTCAAACTATTAAACAACTTCAAAAACAAGGTTTTTGGGTTATGGGCGCTCATATGGAAGGTGATCGTACCTTATACGAGGCGGATATGACAATTCCTACAGTTATCGTTATCGGTAATGAAGGTAAGGGCATTAGCCGCGTTGTGAAAGAGGCTTGTGATTTCCTCGTTACCATCCCTATGTATGGGAATTTAAATTCTTTGAATGCATCTGTTGCAGCCGCCGTTCTTATGTATGAAGCGGTTCGTCAACGACAAGCGAAATAA
- a CDS encoding NYN domain-containing protein gives MLKDILIVDGYNVIFAWTHLKKLAHESLEHARMELRDRLLNYGKFKGYEVILVFDGKYTKSGGSVEAITSGFLEVYTEDGETADSFIEREVFLRKGKYTNVYVVTSDGAEQNQILGSGGLRIPARELQNMIRIAKEEERLQYAHEHRRDQFSLRRNEVGGLLSPEVAEKLEKLRRGH, from the coding sequence ATGTTAAAAGATATCTTAATTGTAGATGGATATAATGTGATATTCGCCTGGACTCATCTAAAGAAATTGGCTCATGAGTCATTAGAACATGCCCGTATGGAGCTTAGAGATAGATTGTTAAACTACGGAAAATTCAAGGGATACGAAGTTATCCTTGTGTTTGATGGTAAATATACAAAGTCTGGCGGTTCTGTAGAGGCTATTACGAGCGGATTTCTTGAAGTCTATACTGAGGATGGAGAGACGGCGGATTCCTTTATTGAACGAGAGGTATTTTTGCGGAAAGGCAAATATACCAATGTATATGTTGTAACCTCTGATGGAGCTGAACAAAATCAAATTCTTGGATCTGGTGGTTTACGCATTCCAGCTCGAGAATTGCAAAATATGATTCGCATAGCTAAGGAAGAGGAACGATTACAATACGCTCATGAACATAGACGAGATCAATTTAGCTTGCGACGTAATGAAGTAGGAGGGTTATTATCTCCTGAAGTAGCTGAAAAGCTAGAGAAATTACGGCGTGGCCATTGA
- the sigH gene encoding RNA polymerase sporulation sigma factor SigH yields the protein MNTIHTRKPDYNFKEMTDEQVVVIAQEEQNEFAIDYIVNKYKNFVRAKARSYFLVGADREDIIQEGMIGLYKATRDFKHDKLASFRAFAELCITRQIITAIKSATRQKHAPLNSYVSLNKPVYTEESERTLIEMLSSAKVTNPEDLIISQEELDDIERNIGHILSELEWEVLEGYLDGRSYQEMAEVTDRSVKSIDNALQRVKRKLEKYLEHRVLDSPRATQEG from the coding sequence ATGAACACAATTCATACACGCAAGCCCGATTACAATTTCAAAGAAATGACCGATGAGCAAGTTGTGGTCATAGCTCAAGAAGAGCAAAATGAGTTTGCAATCGATTATATTGTTAATAAATATAAAAACTTTGTTCGTGCAAAGGCGCGTTCTTACTTTTTAGTAGGCGCAGATCGTGAAGATATCATTCAAGAAGGGATGATTGGTCTTTATAAGGCTACGCGAGATTTTAAACATGATAAATTAGCGTCCTTTAGAGCTTTTGCGGAGCTTTGTATAACTAGACAGATTATTACGGCTATTAAGTCGGCTACTAGACAAAAACATGCGCCTTTAAATTCCTATGTATCTTTAAATAAGCCAGTTTATACAGAGGAATCAGAGCGTACATTGATCGAGATGCTATCTTCAGCAAAGGTTACCAATCCTGAGGATCTTATTATCAGCCAAGAGGAATTGGATGATATTGAGCGCAATATTGGTCATATTTTAAGTGAACTCGAGTGGGAGGTCTTGGAAGGATATCTAGACGGACGTTCTTACCAAGAAATGGCTGAGGTCACTGATCGCAGTGTTAAATCTATAGATAATGCGTTGCAAAGGGTTAAACGTAAATTAGAGAAGTATTTAGAACATCGGGTTTTGGATTCTCCAAGAGCCACACAGGAAGGATGA
- the secG gene encoding preprotein translocase subunit SecG, translating to MTNFLMIVEVIVSILLIVVVVAQNSKNAGMGGAVSGAADSSFGGKQRGLDAFLSKCTIILGIIFAVLSLVLGAMINQF from the coding sequence GTGACAAATTTCTTAATGATTGTAGAAGTTATTGTATCTATCTTATTAATCGTAGTAGTTGTTGCACAGAATAGCAAAAACGCAGGCATGGGTGGTGCTGTTTCTGGTGCGGCAGACTCTTCTTTTGGTGGTAAGCAACGCGGTTTAGATGCTTTCTTATCTAAATGTACGATTATATTGGGGATTATCTTTGCTGTGTTGAGCTTAGTGTTAGGGGCAATGATTAATCAATTCTAA
- the rnr gene encoding ribonuclease R, which translates to MKKKVLDFYKSIQPHAYHIEDAAMDNHIRGGKDLEMFIRSAKMLAREGVLTSSRPDVYQYAEQQHEEYEGIYKGYRKSYGFVIMPDDEDIYVAEQNKGTAMHNDKVRVRVVPSNYTKHKREGVIVDVIERANETVVGTYDRQQHFGFVIPDDERIGTDIFVDLKNTLDARSGAKVLVKITKWPEGDKKPEGIITEILGYKGDVGLDINCIMANHKIPFNFPDDVIKASQKIDTVIHEDSDRWDLRDVQMVTIDGEDAKDLDDAVSGRKLPNGNYELGVHIADVSHYVTSGQAIDNEAYKRGTSVYLVDRVVPMLPEVLSNGICSLNAHEDRYAMTCMMEINKDGKVVHYRIRPSIIHVGRRCSYKEVYKALEENIIPDDLQDFMPMLRDLAEISKILNAMRRRRGALDFDFPEYKVLLDHDGTPLRIVKRDRTMAERLIEECMLIANETVATHLEHTHRTSVYRIHENPSEEKLDLFQKVLNYLGQNLVLSTDGVTPRDFQKILDVVKGQDIEQVAQIMTLRSMQQAKYSTNNVGHFGLASTCYTHFTSPIRRYPDLMVHRLLKADMHWKNGYSKRDVDEAFLAGAVEHSSIQEQVATEAERDTVDLKKTQYMVPFVGEVFEGTISSITSFGMFVELENGIDGLVHMSMMNDDYYFFDEEHFVLVGKRTGKTYHLGEKVTVTLVKADVEKKQIDFVLGEVNNLMAIQEQLQNGSDYASSRDGYGSRKGRKSSGKSSKKSSRRDSNKSSHSKYDAFSKKTSKGKSSRKKSNKTTKRSQSKKSKSKRKR; encoded by the coding sequence TTGAAGAAGAAAGTATTAGACTTTTATAAATCTATACAACCACATGCATATCATATTGAAGATGCTGCTATGGATAATCACATTCGAGGTGGTAAGGATCTTGAGATGTTTATTCGTTCAGCAAAAATGCTTGCTCGAGAAGGGGTGCTAACATCTTCTCGACCTGATGTATATCAATATGCAGAACAACAACATGAAGAATATGAAGGTATTTATAAGGGCTATCGTAAGTCGTATGGCTTTGTGATTATGCCTGATGATGAAGATATATATGTAGCAGAACAAAATAAAGGGACTGCTATGCACAATGATAAGGTTCGAGTTCGCGTTGTACCGTCTAACTATACAAAGCATAAACGAGAAGGCGTCATCGTTGATGTTATTGAACGAGCTAATGAAACTGTAGTAGGTACCTATGACCGACAACAACACTTTGGCTTTGTTATCCCTGATGATGAGCGTATAGGGACAGATATCTTTGTAGATTTAAAAAATACATTAGATGCTCGTAGTGGCGCAAAGGTACTAGTCAAAATTACAAAATGGCCGGAAGGTGATAAAAAGCCAGAAGGTATTATAACGGAAATTCTTGGCTATAAAGGTGATGTAGGTCTCGATATTAACTGCATCATGGCGAATCATAAGATTCCATTTAATTTCCCAGACGATGTCATTAAAGCTAGCCAGAAAATTGATACTGTGATTCATGAGGATTCTGATCGTTGGGACCTTCGTGATGTACAGATGGTTACCATCGATGGGGAAGATGCAAAAGATTTAGACGATGCTGTGAGTGGTCGTAAATTACCAAATGGTAATTATGAATTAGGCGTACATATTGCAGATGTAAGTCATTATGTAACATCTGGGCAAGCCATTGACAACGAGGCCTATAAACGGGGGACATCTGTATATTTAGTTGATAGAGTAGTACCGATGTTACCAGAGGTTTTATCCAATGGTATTTGTAGTTTAAATGCTCATGAAGACCGTTATGCTATGACGTGTATGATGGAAATTAATAAAGATGGTAAGGTTGTACATTATCGCATTCGACCATCTATTATCCATGTAGGCCGTCGTTGTAGCTATAAAGAAGTGTATAAGGCGCTGGAAGAAAATATTATTCCTGACGATTTACAAGACTTTATGCCTATGCTTCGCGATTTAGCAGAAATCTCTAAAATTCTTAATGCAATGCGTCGCCGTAGAGGTGCATTGGACTTTGATTTTCCTGAGTACAAGGTATTACTTGATCATGATGGTACACCGTTGCGCATCGTAAAACGAGATCGCACCATGGCAGAACGACTTATCGAAGAATGTATGCTCATTGCCAATGAAACAGTGGCTACACATTTAGAGCATACACACCGTACATCGGTATATCGTATTCATGAGAATCCTAGTGAGGAAAAACTAGATTTATTCCAAAAGGTGCTTAATTATTTAGGTCAAAACCTAGTTCTAAGTACTGATGGTGTGACACCACGAGATTTCCAAAAAATCTTAGATGTAGTAAAAGGGCAAGATATTGAGCAAGTAGCTCAAATTATGACCTTGCGTTCCATGCAGCAAGCTAAATATAGTACCAACAATGTGGGTCATTTTGGCTTGGCATCTACATGTTATACGCATTTCACATCTCCTATTAGACGATATCCTGACTTAATGGTTCACCGCCTTTTAAAAGCAGATATGCATTGGAAAAATGGTTATTCTAAACGGGATGTAGACGAAGCGTTCTTAGCTGGAGCTGTTGAACATTCTTCTATACAGGAGCAAGTAGCTACTGAGGCTGAACGAGATACAGTAGATCTTAAAAAGACTCAATACATGGTTCCATTTGTAGGGGAAGTCTTTGAAGGAACTATTTCTAGCATTACATCTTTTGGGATGTTTGTAGAATTAGAAAACGGTATCGATGGCCTTGTGCATATGAGCATGATGAATGATGATTACTATTTCTTTGATGAAGAACATTTTGTACTTGTAGGCAAAAGAACAGGTAAAACCTATCACTTAGGTGAAAAGGTAACTGTTACATTAGTAAAAGCCGATGTAGAAAAGAAACAGATCGACTTTGTACTTGGTGAAGTCAATAACCTAATGGCTATACAAGAACAATTGCAAAATGGTTCTGACTATGCAAGTAGTCGAGATGGCTATGGTAGTCGAAAAGGTCGTAAATCTTCAGGAAAATCCAGTAAAAAATCTTCACGACGCGATAGTAATAAATCTAGTCATTCTAAGTACGATGCTTTCAGTAAAAAAACTAGTAAAGGCAAATCAAGTCGTAAGAAGTCTAATAAAACGACTAAGCGCAGTCAATCTAAGAAATCTAAAAGTAAACGTAAACGATAG
- the smpB gene encoding SsrA-binding protein SmpB encodes MAKQSSPSLIADNRKARHDFNIHETYEAGIALTGTEIKSIRQGKLNLKDSFCRIDKGELLLYGVHISPYEQGNRFNHEPERTRKLLMHKSEINKLHAQVKEKGFSLVPLNFHFSHGYVKVTVGLVTGKKLYDKRQDMAERDAKRDIAKRLKEQQKY; translated from the coding sequence ATGGCAAAACAATCTAGTCCATCTCTTATTGCTGATAATCGTAAGGCCCGTCATGATTTTAATATTCATGAAACCTATGAAGCAGGCATTGCTTTGACAGGTACTGAAATTAAATCGATACGTCAAGGTAAACTGAACTTAAAGGATAGCTTTTGTCGCATTGATAAAGGCGAGCTTTTGTTGTATGGTGTTCATATCAGCCCATATGAACAAGGCAATCGTTTTAATCATGAACCTGAACGGACCCGTAAATTGTTGATGCATAAATCTGAAATTAATAAATTACATGCACAGGTTAAGGAGAAAGGATTCTCTTTAGTGCCGCTTAACTTCCATTTTAGCCATGGTTATGTAAAGGTAACTGTAGGCCTTGTAACTGGTAAAAAGTTATACGATAAGCGTCAAGATATGGCGGAACGCGATGCTAAGCGAGATATTGCAAAGCGTCTCAAAGAGCAACAAAAATATTAA
- a CDS encoding 6-carboxyhexanoate--CoA ligase, giving the protein MAELYSVRMRAAQGGPHEKGGHHISGAERIVKLEEVGAIAQSLADRALHHSKGRADFINITVDLIPPEKITYIDCLKVEEHKTSSISESHQLATELLQGPHISEAAVLKAISLLKSLDKSMRGAMLVDAITGERLDTGDRGVRVSHMDSFDSYALGDNEHMREALVLASKVQSADGIVGELCWSDDPDYTVGYVACNGVYHRLPNMKEFGSDIGGRVFFVRSDIDSESVIEYLERTPVLVQRR; this is encoded by the coding sequence ATGGCTGAATTATATAGTGTACGCATGCGTGCTGCTCAAGGTGGTCCCCATGAAAAAGGGGGCCACCATATTTCTGGGGCAGAGCGGATTGTGAAGTTAGAAGAAGTAGGGGCTATAGCTCAATCGTTAGCTGATCGCGCACTGCATCACAGTAAAGGAAGAGCTGATTTTATCAATATTACTGTAGATTTAATCCCACCGGAGAAGATTACATATATTGACTGTCTTAAGGTAGAGGAACATAAAACTAGTAGTATTTCTGAATCCCATCAATTGGCGACTGAGCTTTTACAAGGTCCTCATATTAGTGAGGCAGCTGTTCTTAAAGCTATATCTTTGTTAAAAAGTTTAGATAAATCTATGCGCGGCGCTATGTTAGTGGATGCCATTACTGGCGAGCGCTTAGATACAGGTGACCGCGGAGTACGTGTTAGTCATATGGACTCCTTTGACTCTTATGCATTAGGTGATAATGAACATATGAGAGAGGCTTTAGTATTAGCTTCAAAGGTTCAATCAGCAGATGGTATTGTGGGCGAATTATGTTGGTCTGATGATCCAGACTATACAGTAGGTTATGTTGCTTGTAATGGTGTATACCATCGCCTTCCTAATATGAAAGAATTTGGTTCAGATATAGGGGGCCGCGTTTTCTTTGTACGGTCTGATATAGATAGTGAAAGTGTAATTGAGTATTTGGAGCGTACTCCAGTACTTGTTCAACGGAGATAG